Below is a window of Candidatus Tumulicola sp. DNA.
GCCTATGCTTACGACGGCAACGCCAACCGCACGAGCATTACATACCCGGACGCCAACGCCGTCATGTATACCTTTGATTTTGCCGACCGGCCTCTCTCGGCGACTTTGGGAAGCACGACCTTTGTGTCGAGCGCTACATACGCGCCGTTCGGGCCGCTGACCACCCTTTCGTTCGGGAACGCAAGGACACAGACGCTTACTACGACCTCCGCTATCGCCCGACCGAGAACAAGTTGTGTTGCGCGAGACACGGAGCGTCGCTCGCGGACTACACGTATGCCGAGGACGGGGTTGGCAATATCACGGGAATCACCGACACCGTGAGCACGGGATTCAACCGGACGTTTGCCTACGACGACCTAAATCGGCTGATCACGGCCAATTCTGGCGCCTCCCTGTGGAATTCCGGCTCCTACACCTACGATTCCATGGGCAACATGAAGACCTTGGGGTTGGGCAGTGCTCGGACGGCGACATTTAGCTATTCAGGCACGCTTCCAAAACTAACGTCGGTGACAGAGAACGGCACGCCGCGATCTGTGGCCTACGACGCGGTGGGCAACGAGACGGCTGTGGGCACGGCGACGTATGCCTATGGCACGCGCAACCAGCTCGAATCGGGCGACGCGCTCACCTACACCTACGACGGTTGGGGGCGGCGGCTTGTGACCTCTGGCAGTTTGGGCACCCGCTACTCGTTCTTTACTCCTGGCATGACGTTGCTCTCGGAATCAGCACTGACGATTTCCGGAAGACCTGCGATCGCTTACAAATACATTTGGTTCGCGGGCAGGCCCATCGCGCAAGTGGACGGCGCGGGCACGCACTGGACCTTCTCCGATCACTTGGGAACGCCTGAGATTCAAACCAATAGTAGCGGCGCGATCGCTTACCAGGCAGAGTACGAACCGTATGGAAAAGTCTTCGCGTTGCGCTCGGGCGACGTGCACCAGCCGCTACGACTGCCAGGCCAAGTGGCGGAACAATTCGACACTGGGGCGAATGGTGCGACCGAGCGAAACTATAATGTGTTTCGGTGGTATCGGCCGGGATGGGGTAGGTATTCGCAGGCAGATCCGATTGGGCTAAACGGCAATTATAATCTTTACCGGTACGTGGAGGACGATCCTGTATCTCTTGATGACCCCTTCGGTCTCAGGCATCTCACGCCGTGCGAAAAGTTAGTGCTCCGTCCCTACATTCCGCAAATCGACTTGAACAATGCGAATATTCACGAGGGTGAGGTTCCTTGGTGGCTCGGTAAAGACTATGGGGGAGTCACGCTAGAAAATAACATCTATTTTCGTCCCGGCGTATATGACCCCACGACCTCTTATGGGTTGGCTCTGCTCGGGCACGAATCGTTTCATGTTGGTCAATACCGAACGGGGATGACGCGTGCCGATTATCTGTGGGAAGGATTCTGGCATGGCGGTGGTCAGGAAAATAGGTACGAAAAACCGGCGTACGCCTTGCAACGACGCATCTATTCAGATTTGGTCAAAGCAGGATTTGAGGGCTGCGAACTATGCGGACGATAAAATACGCGGCTGCAGCATGTTTGGCAGCGGCGCTGAGTTTCATGGGATGCGCGCCATCTGTCAACGAGAGTCCTTGGCAGGGGCACGAACCCGTTATTGACGCCTTCTTCCAGCAACCGAGCAAAATTCAAATGTTGACATTCAAGTCCTATTCGCTTGACGACCAGTATGCGATATTCTTGTACGGCAACCAAGTCCTCGAACCTCCCGCGATACAGTTAGCGACGGCGTTTGGTGCGGAAGGCCAGCAGGTTGTCCCATATCTGTCCGCTCATCTTGAGCGCACGTCCCGTGACCTAACAGTCAGGGATTTGGTTTTCGTATTTCGCGAGATGGATCGCCAGAGAGCATACAATGTCGGCAAAGACACGACACTGATGAATCTCTTGAGGGAGGCCGTTTCCAAAATGAAGGATCCGGTTTGGAAACGGATTGCTGAGAGAGACTTAGCTGTTCTCAGATGAGAAAGTTCCATCGCAAAAATTCATCAGGGCGGTCTCCGGGTACGACGTCGTGGGTAATCTGCAGACCGTTCAAGACGAGAACCCCTCGAGCGCCAACACGAAGTACGCGTATGACGCGGCGCATCGTTTGCTCTCAGCCACCCAAACGCTTACCGGCACGTTCAAACTCTTCCTCTCGCCGTATGGCGGCTTTCGCTCGATGCAGCTTGTCCGTTCCCTAGCCTTCGTTAGCAGTGAGGGCCACCACCGAATTGCGTATGTGTATCATGCCACCTTCGAGAACGGTGACTTGCTGTACACCTTTTCCTTTGACAGCGACGGCTTTGTGGGGGGTGTGGCGGCTGGCAGACAAAAGAAGGTCAGTATATTTTTACCGTTAGCGCCTATCTAAACTCAACACATCGACCCTTTCGGTAACACGGTGTTCAAATCTGTACCGGGCAGTCGAGCTTGTCGCGGGTTTCAACGACCTGCCCTCTTATTGTGAATGTTCGCGTTGAAGCGAGAGCGGTAGCACCTTGAAGCTGCGAATAGTGGGCCAAACGTCGCTCGGCCTTATGCTGGGGTTCATTCCAGTTGCTCTGTTTTGGTGGTACTGCACACAGATTAAGGTGCATTATGTCCTAAGTTCGAACATCGAGGGCGAGGGAGTCCTGTGGACATCTTTCTTAATGACGGCGTCATGGATGCTGTGTGCCACGCCGGCATATATCGTCGTCTTCAAGCGTCCGGAGAAAGTTTCGCGCTTGGTTGCCCCGTTGCTCTTGGTACTATTGTCGCCCCTATTCGTGATATCGGCGTTTAACAGCATCGAGCAGATCGTTTGTTATGGAGCCATCGATCACCCGAGGTTGCTCTCTTGGTTTAGAGCGATGTCAGGCGATGTCGTTTACCTGCTGCTCGCATCTGTGCTAACTTGGCTAATTGGATTCGCGGCGGCAGGTGTTCGCTGGCGAGGTACGCGTGCTGAGCCAGTCCTTGGAATATTAGCCATGTTGCTAGTCCTCGGCTATGTGATTTTTTGGATCTGGTCCTTGAACCATATCCGTTGGTGAGGTCACCTTGCCCAAGAGGCGATTTGGCCGGAATCGAGGGTTGTAGCATCACAGGAAGGGCGCCCAGATTAACCGAGATAAGTGCTGACCAAATGCTGACCAACAGTCGGATACGGGGGCGAATTCAATAGCACTCAACAACACGGGGGCTGCCGCAATCACTCGAAAAGTGTCTTCTTCCGCTCTTTGACACTGTAGGGGTCAGAGGTTCGAGACCTCTCGCGCCCACCATCAGAAACCATGATGCCGCGGACCTCCGCGGCTTTTTCATCCGCTCCAGCACCCCTATCACTACCCGAAA
It encodes the following:
- a CDS encoding RHS repeat-associated core domain-containing protein — protein: MSTGFNRTFAYDDLNRLITANSGASLWNSGSYTYDSMGNMKTLGLGSARTATFSYSGTLPKLTSVTENGTPRSVAYDAVGNETAVGTATYAYGTRNQLESGDALTYTYDGWGRRLVTSGSLGTRYSFFTPGMTLLSESALTISGRPAIAYKYIWFAGRPIAQVDGAGTHWTFSDHLGTPEIQTNSSGAIAYQAEYEPYGKVFALRSGDVHQPLRLPGQVAEQFDTGANGATERNYNVFRWYRPGWGRYSQADPIGLNGNYNLYRYVEDDPVSLDDPFGLRHLTPCEKLVLRPYIPQIDLNNANIHEGEVPWWLGKDYGGVTLENNIYFRPGVYDPTTSYGLALLGHESFHVGQYRTGMTRADYLWEGFWHGGGQENRYEKPAYALQRRIYSDLVKAGFEGCELCGR